The following proteins are co-located in the Naumovozyma dairenensis CBS 421 chromosome 9, complete genome genome:
- the NDAI0I00240 gene encoding uncharacterized protein (similar to Saccharomyces cerevisiae YCR090C; ancestral locus Anc_6.368) yields the protein MLFLIIKGTLSENVRRLYVKDHDEKDAQSTKPAEYAFDLVCTSCREAHGSPVLINLVEKHEMPGSKGEASFIMKCKFCSKDISVNLLKFEKYLYNPDSGVEEDELEEKSIKLTRKKHGLKSLKENNNAAILQLDCRGCELTKFYPSSVMFQAELTSGNVMDCQFENGEDEWYDYDEDAGEEVSVSSFQSEIIKG from the coding sequence atgctatttttaataattaaaGGAACACTTTCTGAAAATGTTAGAAGGTTATACGTGAAAGATCACGATGAGAAAGATGCACAATCAACAAAACCTGCAGAATATGCATTCGATCTAGTTTGTACAAGTTGTAGAGAAGCTCATGGATCCCCCGTATTGATTAACTTAGTGGAAAAACATGAAATGCCAGGAAGTAAAGGTGAAGCCTCCTTCATAATGAAGTGTAAATTTTGTTCAAAGGATATCTCtgtaaatttattaaaatttgaaaaatatttatataatccTGATAGTGGagtagaagaagatgagtTGGAAGAAAAATCCATTAAACTAACAAGGAAAAAACATGGTTTAAAAagtttgaaagaaaataataatgctgCAATCTTACAATTGGATTGTAGAGGTTGTGAATTGACCAAGTTTTACCCATCAAGTGTGATGTTCCAAGCAGAATTGACATCTGGGAACGTTATGGATTgtcaatttgaaaatggtgaagatgaatggtatgattatgatgaagatgCTGGCGAAGAAGTATCTGTGAGTTCTTTCCAATCAGAAATTATAAAAGGCtaa